A single genomic interval of Coccidioides posadasii str. Silveira chromosome 1, complete sequence harbors:
- the MRPL22 gene encoding mitochondrial 54S ribosomal protein uL22m (EggNog:ENOG410PNW5~COG:J~BUSCO:13041at33183) translates to MLTFFSVREQKHRKVATEHADSPGNCERVQARMAAVCAAFASRQLARSARNRLPQISRRGFLSTPFLTSTEPSTSSVDSPDTKSGPKVSFRPPPVKRGSLASGSIFADGEDFPKITTGGRTPKRRSEAAAEAEAQDGEAQTTIVDLSERDTASLERSLNPHPNRRARWQRKMVIRTIHRRGRLTRKEKIMQSERELSSKSHWFKTSVKKLGPLARQIAGKNIDEAILQMRYSKKKAAKDVKAFLEQAKNEAIVSRGMGLGQAEAQAAATETAEGEAQVEVTAVATADAARPVTLTLKDGKRLVVTDPTSIYIAQAWVGRGPFGREASPRGRGNTHILRPPYTSISVILKEEKTRIREWQEREQKDIRRRKAKVWRQLPDRPLTMRNQYYAW, encoded by the exons ATGTTGACCTTTTTCTCAGTCCGAGAGCAAAAGCATCGAAAAGTTGCAACGGAGCACGCCGACTCGCCAGGCAATTGTGAAAGAGTTCAAGCGAGAATGGCGGCCGTGTGCGCTGCGTTCGCTTCTCGCCAATTGGCTCGCTCAG CGAGAAATCGACTCCCCCAGATCTCCCGCCGAGGATTTTTGTCAACCCCCTTCCTTACCTCAACGGAGCCCTCTACGTCGTCAGTTGATTCTCCGGACACGAAATCTGGGCCCAAGGTCTCCTTCCGTCCGCCCCCTGTCAAGCGTGGCTCCCTCGCATCGGGCTCCATCTTCGCCGATGGGGAGGATTTCCCCAAAATCACCACCGGAGGCCGAACCCCCAAACGTCGCTCAGAGGCGGCTGCTGAGGCCGAAGCACAGGATGGCGAGGCGCAGACGACCATCGTTGACCTGAGCGAACGTGACACCGCGAGTCTCGAGAGATCGCTCAACCCCCACCCGAACCGCCGTGCACGATGGCAGCGCAAGATGGTAATACGGACCATCCACCGACGTGGCCGGCTAACGCGAAAGGAGAAAATAATGCAGTCTGAGCGAGAACTGTCCTCCAAATCACACTGGTTCAAGACCTCGGTGAAGAAACTCGGGCCGTTGGCGAGGCAGATCGCGGGCAAAAATATAGACGAGGCCATCCTGCAGATGAGATACAGCAAGAAGAAGGCCGCCAAGGATGTAAAAGCATTCCTGGAACAAGCCAAGAACGAAGCTATTGTCTCACGGGGTATGGGCTTGGGTCAGGCTGAGGCCCAGGCCGCCGCGACTGAAACCGCCGAAGGAGAAGCACAAGTTGAAGTAACTGCCGTTGCCACCGCCGACGCAGCTCGCCCCGTTACGCTCACGCTGAAGGATGGCAAGCGCCTGGTGGTGACAGATCCAACCTCCATCTACATCGCCCAGGCATGGGTCGGTCGGGGCCCGTTCGGAAGAGAAGCCTCCCCTCGCGGCAGAGGCAACACCCACATCTTACGACCTCCGTACACGTCCATCAGCGTGATACTCAAGGAAGAAAAGACTCGCATCCGTGAGTGGCAGGAACGTGAGCAGAAGGATATCAGGCGGCGGAAGGCAAAGGTCTGGAGACAGCTGCCAGATCGACCGTTGACGATGCGCAACCAGTATTATGCATGGTAA
- a CDS encoding uncharacterized protein (EggNog:ENOG410PS26~BUSCO:11156at33183), translating to MKNSEEPPHPRCQFSGEACSTESPHYRKVISHIFGRNKRCTIGVPNFVWIYYCRKHYQRARYRTGEWPFRQCDLAIDTIKNMRAWGGVEDFNLQLRRRETQRSTGNEGQFEEDDSTVQSTGHETGESIVTHDADANDEDSSAEAAVKDGRGFNPDEPGESSEPKKRSPRIIPRPVPDWLYSRIGNHKTFSQTLQVLRDLRQHLQQRIENGYEAHFPDIEILPNLRHRPPPLHTAASKSRRVSSRGAVAKVVKK from the coding sequence ATGAAAAACTCGGAAGAACCACCACACCCCCGTTGCCAATTTAGCGGGGAGGCATGCTCCACGGAGTCGCCTCACTATCGCAAAGTCATATCTCATATCTTCGGGAGAAATAAGCGCTGCACAATCGGTGTCCCAAACTTCGTTTGGATCTATTATTGCCGGAAGCATTACCAACGTGCGCGGTATCGAACTGGGGAATGGCCTTTCAGACAGTGCGACCTCGCCATCGATACGATCAAGAACATGCGTGCCTGGGGTGGAGTAGAGGATTTCAATCTTCAACTTCGCCGCCGAGAGACTCAACGAAGCACGGGAAACGAAGGCCAATTCGAGGAAGATGACTCTACTGTGCAATCTACGGGTCACGAAACTGGGGAGTCCATCGTTACCCATGATGCTGATGCCAACGATGAAGATTCTTCTGCTGAAGCTGCTGTTAAAGACGGACGTGGCTTCAACCCTGACGAACCTGGGGAGTCCTCGGAGCCTAAAAAGCGTTCGCCACGGATCATACCTCGCCCCGTCCCTGACTGGCTCTATTCCCGTATTGGAAACCATAAGACGTTCAGTCAGACCCTTCAAGTGCTGCGTGATCTTCGACAACATCTCCAGCAACGTATCGAGAATGGTTATGAAGCCCACTTCCCGGATATCGAAATTTTACCCAATCTTCGTCACCGGCCCCCTCCACTCCATACGGCTGCGAGCAAATCGCGGCGGGTCTCTTCTCGCGGTGCCGTTGCGAAAGTGGTAAAGAAGTGA
- a CDS encoding uncharacterized protein (EggNog:ENOG410PIP2~COG:A~BUSCO:955at33183) yields the protein MNPCPKMSALKPFKIPPRKAAIRIINPANGEEIDVPTDQPGIRTAESTIPPRTELPRGQTKRLQNGDHAHENREPPSAAESGAGEQASLDTAADEGLTASSRENDTDTFVQGGQRSPQTTTPKQSAAVPRSCRTGWKPDINTPPYIPSYLWAIQQSPVMNRFSKQLDSIDFGTYIQSFAGTRYLKPVPETHPEISKVRVTLSRHPRNLAVDNYFEYFSECLKLEAFAHSATLSRLTLFNTTLELSDRHQHLYALRVPGLRDNTPSLDIGDAVAVRQFFPFPHIAQQGLEWLSENENGLNGSISPGFNGIQIYSYVWGVSRATETVILRVDGFFPSSSCCNASFTLPVDLYTALWRAIRRVSGAAPSTTTAIPGDPTANLHDERSWVRHMLFPKETDCVTQKNLPKGSFDREWCDSQLNYEQQKAVDSVVSRDYGNVPFLISGVPGSGKTKTVVECALQLLSCTVDVTPHLLICAPSNPAADTLAIRLSAHLNPSQLFRMNGWNRTFAEVPDQVLPYSYTEKEVFSLPDFQTMMKYKIVVTTCKDADMLVRARLTNQDLMNLAHETISTIAPSAQVKMEKLIHWTALIVDEAAQATEPTVCVPLTVVSTAMPLDPKITTKTSLPLFIMAGDEHQLGPRIYNSDTALSVSLFERLFARPIYSNHPLSRRNIGPYKKLTRSMLPMRRPAFVNLTRNYRSHPAILAMSSVLFYNDTLIPSAERTDPLGPVPTWPDWPSRYCWPILFNCNTSQDQVEDVLTHGPGTGVYNDTEAEIALRYVRSLLSHSSTIDYTSQDSNPPPRPISQPEIAIITPFLAQVTRLRELFRAHHLYDVSIGPLEAFQGLETRFLIICTTRTRSDQKFLDIDQSRDLGLVGARRRFNMAITRAKEGVIIIGNPNVLVGTGKDETWRAFLSFCARNGCWAVEKNADQSTKSTSEYWFKTLGGTDGDGHGFHTDFDITDVGYVSRLERGLLHADLLARMEEGNDGEVNGSLTKDVKARRRELGVIQGDEDAAMWTAGLAAEEALRGSLDDEYTA from the coding sequence ATGAATCCATGTCCCAAAATGTCGGCACTCAAGCCGTTCAAGATCCCACCGCGCAAAGCAGCCATTCGCATTATCAACCCTGCTAACGGCGAAGAAATCGATGTTCCCACGGACCAACCCGGCATTCGGACGGCAGAAAGCACGATACCACCGCGCACAGAACTCCCTCGAGGCCAGACAAAAAGGCTCCAGAATGGGGACCACGCGCACGAAAACCGAGAACCCCCGAGCGCAGCCGAATCGGGAGCCGGAGAGCAAGCATCGCTTGACACCGCAGCGGACGAGGGCTTGACTGCATCTTCCCGCGAGAATGATACTGATACCTTTGTCCAAGGAGGTCAACGTTCCCCGCAGACCACGACTCCGAAGCAGAGTGCTGCCGTCCCTCGATCATGTCGCACGGGCTGGAAGCCGGACATTAATACCCCTCCTTATATTCCCTCTTATCTTTGGGCTATCCAGCAATCTCCTGTGATGAATCGATTCTCAAAGCAGTTAGACTCTATCGACTTTGGAACATACATCCAAAGCTTTGCTGGTACCCGTTATCTGAAGCCTGTCCCGGAAACCCACCCAGAGATTAGCAAAGTGCGTGTCACCCTTTCCCGACATCCTAGAAACCTTGCTGTCGACAACTACTTTGAATACTTTTCGGAGTGCCTTAAACTGGAGGCATTTGCCCATTCCGCCACTCTATCGCGCCTAACTCTTTTCAACACTACGCTCGAACTGTCAGACCGACACCAGCACCTCTACGCGCTTAGGGTTCCGGGACTCAGGGATAACACTCCAAGTCTCGATATCGGTGATGCAGTTGCTGTGCGGCAGTTTTTCCCATTTCCTCACATTGCCCAGCAGGGCTTGGAATGGCTATCTGAAAATGAGAATGGTTTAAATGGCTCTATCTCGCCCGGTTTCAACGGCATCCAAATATACTCCTACGTGTGGGGTGTTTCGCGGGCTACAGAAACTGTTATTCTTCGAGTAGACGGATTCTTCCCATCGTCGAGTTGCTGCAATGCCTCTTTCACCCTGCCGGTTGATTTGTATACCGCCCTGTGGCGAGCGATTCGGAGGGTCAGTGGGGCGGCACCCTCAACCACCACTGCTATTCCCGGGGATCCTACTGCGAACCTTCACGATGAACGTAGCTGGGTTCGCCACATGCTATTCCCAAAGGAAACTGACTGTGTAACTCAGAAAAATCTACCAAAAGGCTCATTCGACCGCGAATGGTGTGATTCACAGCTCAACTACGAACAGCAAAAGGCTGTTGATTCGGTTGTTTCTCGCGATTATGGGAACGTCCCGTTCTTGATATCGGGTGTCCCAGGATCCGGGAAAACCAAAACTGTCGTCGAATGCGCGCTTCAGCTGCTTAGTTGTACTGTTGATGTGACACCGCATCTTCTTATATGCGCTCCGTCTAATCCAGCGGCTGACACTCTTGCCATCCGCCTCTCAGCTCACTTAAATCCCTCCCAGTTGTTCAGAATGAACGGGTGGAACCGAACCTTTGCCGAAGTCCCAGATCAAGTCTTACCCTATTCGTATACGGAGAAAGAAGTGTTCTCCCTGCCTGATTTTCAGACGATGATGAAGTACAAGATTGTGGTTACCACCTGCAAGGATGCAGACATGCTTGTCCGAGCTCGCTTGACCAATCAGGACTTGATGAACTTAGCACACGAAACAATATCTACCATAGCCCCAAGCGCCCAggtgaagatggagaagcTGATTCACTGGACCGCCCTTATTGTGGACGAGGCAGCTCAAGCCACGGAACCAACAGTGTGTGTACCACTTACAGTGGTTTCAACCGCCATGCCTCTCGACCCAAAAATTACTACGAAGACCTCACTGCCCCTTTTCATCATGGCCGGTGATGAGCACCAGCTAGGGCCACGAATATACAATTCTGACACAGCACTATCGGTATCTCTATTTGAACGGCTCTTTGCGCGGCCGATTTACTCGAACCATCCATTATCTCGTCGAAACATTGGACCCTACAAAAAACTCACGAGATCCATGCTTCCGATGCGTCGCCCAGCTTTTGTCAACCTCACTCGCAATTATCGCTCTCATCCCGCAATTCTTGCCATGTCATCTGTCCTTTTCTACAACGATACGTTAATTCCGTCCGCAGAGCGTACGGATCCACTGGGACCGGTTCCTACCTGGCCAGATTGGCCGAGTCGCTACTGTTGGCCTATCCTATTTAACTGTAACACTTCGCAGGATCAAGTGGAAGATGTTCTTACCCACGGTCCGGGTACAGGTGTTTATAATGATACTGAAGCCGAGATCGCCCTTCGCTATGTCCGCTCGTTATTGTCACATTCGTCCACGATCGACTACACATCCCAAGACTCGAATCCTCCACCAAGACCAATATCCCAGCCGGAAATTGCAATAATCACCCCTTTCCTTGCACAAGTGACCCGCCTCCGTGAACTATTTCGCGCCCACCACCTTTATGACGTTAGCATTGGGCCTTTAGAAGCATTCCAGGGTTTAGAAACCCGCTTCTTGATAATCTGCACGACACGCACCCGCTCAGACCAAAAATTTCTCGACATCGATCAATCCAGAGATCTTGGTCTCGTGGGTGCGAGACGACGCTTCAACATGGCGATCACGCGAGCAAAGGAGGGTGTTATCATCATCGGAAATCCAAACGTACTCGTAGGGACAGGCAAGGACGAGACATGGCGCGCCTTTTTAAGTTTCTGCGCGCGGAATGGATGCTGGGCTGTGGAGAAAAACGCAGATCAGTCGACAAAGAGTACATCTGAATACTGGTTCAAAACACTAGGAGGAACAGACGGGGATGGCCATGGATTCCACACGGATTTTGATATTACCGATGTTGGTTATGTGAGTAGGCTGGAAAGAGGGCTGTTGCATGCTGATTTATTAGCGAGAATGGAAGAAGGCAATGATGGAGAAGTGAACGGGAGTCTGACCAAAGATGTCAAGGCTCGCCGACGAGAACTAGGGGTTATACAGGGGGATGAAGATGCAGCGATGTGGACTGCCGGACTTGCAGCGGAGGAGGCTCTCAGGGGCTCTTTGGATGATGAGTATACTGCATAG
- a CDS encoding uncharacterized protein (EggNog:ENOG410PIMA~COG:S~BUSCO:2831at33183): MLSKSAKLALGAHTAGIYADMSIDGPEIGTLVAIIDRAKNLPNRKTMGKQNPYCACRLAKEAKKTDTDMRGGQTPKWDQELRFTVHQSPDYYQLKVSVFNDDKKTDLIGETWVDLKGVIIPGGGQSDSWHNLNCKGKYAGEIRIELTYYDTRPKDEAVVERRKEVKKVEARSQTNSSISGPRQSKPPKRRPLPADPTGSTPARPSSVDVGATSKKEHAASTPSRPSASETQPTSPLKTSRRSEAPDDSHQYRAPNELYAPAQSSAPVRQDHHNSDRSYSHGPGQQGYQTAPDNPYPPRQDHATHRQVYYAESNIEQSAPALHPYQSELQNSHPPRQDHLPSHQVYYTDPNLEKSTAAHQSCQGELQVSDPPPRVSTSVRQSQNYPNDLRTGIPSTTDIYHHRDSYNQPAPSSMPQEDLYPTSEYGYDHQQPPTDPYPEQPGHSYAVDQYQAYSQNSYETPSRHNNRQMATPEHRQNSYPPPSKGSPHGPLEVQSYGAPDHPQQLALNSGERRGQHHYYNSASKTDCFKDSPLRQSVSQANYHHHHQYLQPDGDDDDDDDDGPPPPPPVHRDGLGHSSMSEHFMSDPQPMPEPLNITPRSSPQPIEKQSEYIAYRPKYSDSGCNSEAEQVYSTSPAPSYRTAVQERGYLQERPMTSGSESVPSSLVAGYDPGLAKEPDRMHYDNRHVRRQSNIPTQSSTITQAVRSSPVDMPERRSPRTVVDPRQIPARKSVSPHPPPPTDPDSLSGIPFSPDSYDVINPNASLASGVEQPAPPYENVEQAMEAARQYEVDKLRALGPIIGNDGRTIDPSDHLPADTWAPEPVRKQKKPEVVVRFKHAPASSITSGHSSSADRERQPRPRSVVAPGHSYQHCPPVYGTESHPPSRGRLQKASMRPQSYIQPSPSARDPSPRPNHGLRERDALVAYNHYSSNPSAPSHYNGCAPPPYSDSSPSSASRYSSSVVSHRYHSSGPPIPAKVPIQPGSQTYMDTPSGHGHFDALSEEMKRIDIGVGKGGRKGRTSFIGGYGR, from the exons ATGTTGAGCAAATCGGCCAAATTGGCCCTCGGTGCCCATACCGCGGGGATCTACGCCGACATGTCGATCGATGGGCCTGAAATCGGCACCTTGGTCGCGATCATCGATCGTGCAAAGAATCTACCCAATAGGAAGACCATGGGAAAACAAAACCCATATTGTGCCTGTCGTCTTGCAAAGGAGGCAAAGAAAACGGATACAGATATGAGAGGAGGACAGACGCCAAAATG GGACCAAGAGCTCCGGTTCACTGTACACCAGTCCCCAGACTACTATCAGTTGAAGGTCTCTGTTTTCAATGACGACAAAAAGACAGATCTGATCGGAGAAACGTGGGTTGACCTCAAGGGAGTCATTATTCCTGGAGGAGGTCAGAGTGATTCATGGCATAATCTCAACTGCAAGGGCAAATATGCAGGCGAGATCAGGATTGAATTAACATATTACGATACTCGACCGAAAGATGAAGCCGTTGTGGAGCGTCGGAAGGAGGTGAAGAAAGTAGAGGCTAGGAGTCAAACAAATTCCTCCATCTCTGGCCCTCGACAGTCTAAACCACCGAAGAGGCGACCATTGCCCGCCGATCCGACGGGTTCCACCCCCGCTCGACCCTCGTCGGTGGACGTCGGGGCTACCTCGAAAAAGGAACACGCTGCTTCCACTCCTTCTCGGCCTTCAGCCTCAGAAACCCAACCAACATCCCCGCTTAAAACTTCACGCAGGAGTGAGGCCCCGGATGACTCTCATCAGTATCGGGCACCCAACGAACTCTATGCCCCCGCCCAGAGTTCTGCTCCTGTCCGCCAGGACCATCATAATTCTGACCGTTCATACTCCCATGGCCCCGGACAGCAGGGTTACCAAACCGCCCCCGATAATCCGTATCCACCGAGACAGGACCATGCCACGCATCGCCAGGTATACTACGCTGAGTCAAACATAGAGCAGTCGGCTCCCGCTCTTCATCCTTATCAGAGTGAGCTCCAGAATTCCCATCCGCCAAGGCAGGACCATCTTCCAAGCCATCAAGTATATTACACTGACCCAAACTTGGAAAAATCGACTGCTGCCCATCAATCCTGCCAAGGAGAACTCCAGGTTTCTGACCCGCCTCCACGTGTATCGACGTCCGTACGTCAGTCTCAAAATTATCCTAACGATCTTCGGACCGGTATTCCTTCGACAACAGATATCTATCATCATCGGGACTCGTATAATCAACCTGCCCCATCCTCTATGCCACAAGAGGATCTTTATCCAACTTCAGAGTACGGATATGACCACCAACAGCCACCTACTGATCCCTACCCGGAACAACCTGGTCACTCCTACGCGGTCGATCAATACCAGGCATACTCTCAAAATTCCTACGAAACACCTTCTCGTCACAATAATCGCCAGATGGCGACCCCTGAGCATCGGCAAAATTCATACCCACCGCCCTCTAAGGGCTCACCGCACGGGCCCTTAGAAGTTCAGAGCTATGGCGCACCAGACCATCCACAGCAACTTGCACTGAATTCTGGCGAACGGCGTGGCCAGCATCACTATTACAATTCTGCATCAAAAACGGACTGCTTTAAGGATAGTCCGTTGCGCCAATCCGTAAGCCAAGCTAATtatcaccatcatcatcaataCCTGCAGCCTGATGgtgatgacgacgacgacgatgatgatggcccaccccctcctcctcccgtGCATCGTGATGGCCTGGGACACTCCTCGATGTCGGAGCATTTCATGAGCGACCCACAACCCATGCCAGAGCCCCTGAATATCACCCCTAGGTCTTCTCCCCAGCCAATTGAGAAGCAATCCGAGTATATCGCGTATCGTCCGAAATATTCAGATTCGGGTTGTAATTCTGAAGCGGAACAAGTTTATTCTACATCACCCGCACCGTCATATCGTACTGCTGTTCAGGAAAGGGGTTATCTGCAGGAGAGACCGATGACATCCGGGAGCGAATCTGTTCCTTCATCTCTAGTTGCTGGTTATGACCCTGGCTTGGCCAAAGAACCTGATCGAATGCATTATGATAATCGCCACGTCCGTCGACAAAGTAATATTCCCACCCAATCATCAACAATAACACAGGCCGTGCGCTCGTCTCCGGTTGACATGCCCGAGAGAAGGTCTCCAAGAACAGTTGTGGATCCACGCCAAATCCCAGCTCGTAAATCAGTTAGCCCTCACCCCCCTCCTCCGACTGACCCCGACTCTTTATCTGGAATCCCGTTTTCTCCTGATTCGTACGACGTTATTAACCCTAATGCCTCCCTTGCGTCGGGCGTGGAGCAACCTGCTCCTCCATACGAAAATGTTGAGCAAGCTATGGAGGCGGCTCGTCAATATGAAGTTGATAAATTGCGTGCTTTGGGTCCAATAATTGGGAATGATGGCCGTACCATTGACCCATCTGACCATCTTCCTGCGGATACCTGGGCTCCCGAGCCGGTgagaaagcaaaagaagccCGAAGTTGTTGTCCGGTTCAAACACGCCCCGGCTTCTAGCATCACCAGTGGCCACTCGTCGTCTGCGGATCGAGAACGACAGCCTCGCCCTAGGTCAGTAGTTGCACCTGGCCATTCCTATCAGCATTGTCCCCCTGTTTATGGAACAGAATCACACCCACCCAGCCGTGGTAGGCTTCAAAAGGCTTCTATGCGGCCTCAATCTTATATTCAGCCAAGTCCAAGCGCAAGGGACCCGTCGCCAAGACCTAACCACGGTCTTAGAGAACGTGACGCTCTGGTTGCTTACAACCATTACTCGAGCAATCCAAGTGCCCCGTCACACTACAACGGTTGTGCGCCACCACCTTATAGCGATTCTTCGCCTTCCTCAGCTTCCCGATATTCATCTTCAGTCGTTTCACACCGTTATCATTCTTCTGGTCCTCCGATCCCCGCCAAGGTTCCGATCCAACCCGGGTCTCAAACCTATATGGATACACCATCCGGCCATGGACATTTTGACGCCCTGAGTGAAGAGATGAAACGGATTGATATCGGTGTTGGCAAGGGTGGTCGCAAAGGCCGTACATCATTTATTGGGGGATATGGTCGGTAA
- a CDS encoding uncharacterized protein (BUSCO:147028at4751~EggNog:ENOG410PH3J~COG:A~BUSCO:7494at33183), protein MAAPVLPLPQVKLPSIPSTRLTAEQLHWRSFKTPLLISSPSNTPINHISQPPAPALSSPASLHPPDIFTVTTGARVQIYSIRTRKLLKSITRFDDTARCSEIRPDGRILVAGDETGTIQVFDVNSRSILKTWRDHKQPVWVTRFSPTDPTSLLSASDDKTVRLWDLPSENSAQVFVGHSDYVRSGCFMPGAQSANLVLSGSYDQTVRLWDSRVAGRQVMTFKMTAPVEGVLAMPSGTTVLAAADNQIAVLDVVAGKPLHLIKSHQKTVTCLSLASKGSRIVSGALDGHMKVFETTGWNVVGGSKYPSPILSLGVITSGPQREDKHIAVGMQSGVLSLRTRLSAEQKIRERQRQREMQALLEGKLVEHDRTVSKEQKKRGRGWEKRLRGMDFIGEGVDIVIDAQDTKKRKKEKSWENDLRKGRYAASLDQVLAAGDKITVVTLLTALRHRAALRTALSGRDEVTLQPILKWVHKSITDPRLVDICVEISMNVLDLYSAHLGQSAQIDRLIEKLHRRVREEVDRAQHAWQTKGMLDMLRRS, encoded by the coding sequence ATGGCGGCTCCGGTCCTGCCATTGCCGCAGGTGAAGCTACCCTCCATACCATCCACCAGGCTTACCGCAGAACAGCTTCACTGGCGCTCCTTCAAGACTCCTCTTCTCATATCCTCCCCGTCCAACACGCCGATTAATCACATATCACAGCCTCCCGCCCCTGCTTTGTCCTCTCCTGCCTCCCTTCATCCCCCCGATATTTTTACCGTCACAACCGGTGCCCGCGTCCAGATATATTCGATCCGGACGCGAAAGCTTTTAAAGTCGATTACTCGCTTTGATGATACCGCCCGATGTTCTGAGATCCGCCCAGATGGCAGAATCCTCGTGGCGGGTGATGAGACGGGTACAATTCAGGTTTTCGATGTTAACTCTCGCTCCATCTTAAAGACATGGCGAGACCACAAGCAACCTGTATGGGTGACCAGGTTCTCTCCGACGGATCCGACCTCTCTTCTCAGCGCAAGTGATGATAAGACGGTGCGACTATGGGACCTGCCCAGCGAGAATAGTGCTCAGGTCTTTGTTGGCCACTCGGATTATGTTCGGAGCGGCTGCTTCATGCCTGGGGCTCAGTCTGCCAATTTGGTCCTGTCTGGTAGTTATGATCAGACGGTTAGGCTATGGGACTCAAGAGTGGCCGGCAGACAGGTCATGACGTTTAAAATGACCGCCCCGGTGGAGGGCGTCCTTGCTATGCCTTCCGGCACAACCGTCTTAGCTGCCGCAGACAATCAGATTGCCGTGTTGGACGTCGTCGCTGGGAAGCCGCTCCACCTGATTAAGAGCCATCAGAAGACTGTCACCTGCCTGTCATTGGCCTCGAAAGGCAGTAGGATTGTCAGCGGTGCTCTAGATGGCCACATGAAAGTGTTCGAAACGACCGGATGGAATGTTGTGGGTGGATCCAAATATCCTTCCCCTATTTTATCGCTTGGGGTCATCACGTCAGGACCGCAGCGCGAAGACAAGCACATCGCCGTCGGCATGCAATCGGGTGTCCTCTCTCTCCGCACTCGCCTTTCCGCCGAACAGAAAATCCGGGAACGCCAGCGCCAACGAGAAATGCAGGCTCTTCTCGAGGGTAAACTCGTCGAACATGATCGCACGGTCTCAAAGGAACAGAAGAAACGCGGCCGCGGATGGGAAAAACGACTTCGAGGTATGGATTTCATCGGTGAGGGTGTCGATATCGTCATTGATGCGCAGGACACCAAGAAAcggaagaaggagaagtCCTGGGAGAATGACCTGCGGAAGGGTCGTTATGCCGCATCACTCGACCAGGTTCTTGCCGCGGGCGATAAGATCACCGTTGTTACACTTCTCACTGCACTACGCCACCGTGCGGCGCTCCGCACAGCACTCTCAGGACGGGACGAAGTTACGCTGCAGCCTATCCTAAAATGGGTGCATAAGTCGATAACAGATCCGAGGTTGGTCGATATATGTGTCGAGATCTCGATGAACGTGCTGGATTTGTACTCTGCCCATTTGGGACAATCAGCCCAAATTGATCgactgatagagaagctTCATCGACGAGTCAGGGAGGAGGTTGACCGTGCACAGCACGCTTGGCAGACGAAAGGCATGTTGGATATGTTGAGGCGCTCCTGA
- a CDS encoding uncharacterized protein (EggNog:ENOG410PM9D~COG:I~BUSCO:10479at33183), translated as MHQGSKMSSQPGLTPDQVAFFRDNGYLVIPNYLSQDTLSNLLSTTTDLLDSFSLSSHPLTRFTTGDDETDTNNAKHVGDEYFLTSGDKIRFFFEPDAFCPTSGKLSRPKHLAVNKIGHSLHTLSPPFANITQDGLLGAKNAAIAKSLGFRDPRVLQSMVICKQPGIGAAVPPHKDSEFLFTDPPSAVGWWYALQDAGRGNGGLGFWKGSHRRGRVRRRFVRRKPGDVSAGTDFIDWSGPGLAKELDGEAGDDYVPVDGDFEMLDIPAGSLVLIHGNALHKSEKNTSEKSRFAYTFHVIEGDEGWNYDDRNWLQPPEDGKGFTRLFAGKG; from the coding sequence ATGCACCAGGGCTCCAAAATGTCCTCCCAGCCTGGCCTGACTCCTGACCAAGTCGCCTTCTTTAGGGACAATGGCTATCTCGTGATACCCAACTACCTTTCCCAAGACACGCTCTCGAACCTCCTCTCCACCACGACTGACCTGCTCGACTCCTTTTCCCTCTCCTCCCATCCCCTCACCCGCTTCACCACCGGAGACGACGAGACCGACACGAACAATGCAAAACATGTGGGTGACGAATACTTCCTCACCTCCGGTGACAAAATTCGCTTCTTCTTCGAGCCGGACGCCTTCTGTCCCACCTCCGGCAAGCTCTCTCGGCCCAAACATCTCGCCGTAAACAAAATCGGCCACTCCCTCCATACCCTCTCCCCGCCTTTCGCAAACATAACCCAGGATGGACTTCTCGGCGCCAAAAACGCCGCCATCGCAAAGTCCCTGGGCTTCCGTGACCCGCGCGTCCTGCAGAGCATGGTCATCTGCAAGCAGCCCGGCATCGGTGCCGCTGTGCCGCCGCACAAGGATTCGGAGTTCTTGTTCACGGATCCACCCAGCGCGGTGGGATGGTGGTATGCTTTGCAGGATGCTGGCCGGGGGAATGGTGGGCTCGGGTTCTGGAAGGGAAGCCACAGACGTGGCAGGGTCCGGCGGAGATTTGTCCGCCGCAAGCCTGGCGATGTCAGCGCGGGAACAGATTTTATCGATTGGTCTGGGCCCGGGTTGGCGAAGGAACTGGACGGGGAAGCGGGTGATGATTACGTTCCTGTCGATGGGGACTTTGAGATGCTGGATATTCCTGCAGGGTCGTTGGTGTTAATTCACGGGAATGCGCTGCATAAGAGCGAGAAGAACACGAGTGAGAAGAGCAGGTTCGCGTATACATTTCATGTTATCGAGGGGGATGAAGGTTGGAACTACGATGACCGGAATTGGTTGCAGCCACCGGAGGACGGGAAAGGATTCACAAGGCTCTTTGCCGGCAAGGGATAA